The genomic segment cgtttagtcgtgtccgactcttcgtgaccccatggaccagagcacgccaggccctcctgtcttctactgcctcccggagttgtgtcaggttcatgttggttgcttcgcagacactgtccagccatctcatcctcggtcgtccccttctcctcttgccatcacaccttcctaacatcaaggttttttccaaggactcttttcttctcatgagatggccaaagtactggagcctcagcttcaggatatgtccttccagtgagcactcagggttgatttcctttagaactgataggtttgttctccttgcagtccaggggattctcaagagcctcctccagcaccacaattcaaaggcatcaattcttcggcagtctgctttctttatggtccagctctcacttccatacatcacgacaggaaaaaccatagctttgactattcggacttttgttggcaaggtgatgtctctgcttttcaagatgctgtcaagatttgtcatcgctttcctcccaagaagaaggcgtcttttaatttcatggctgctgtctccatctgcagtgatcatggagcccaggaagataaaatttgacactgcctccatatcttccccttctatttcccaggaggggAAACTCACAGATAATTACTTCTTATCACTATGCACTTTTTGTGCTAAGGGCACTTGTTGTGAAATGATTGATACTGTAGATCTATAGATCTAAATGCATGCTGCTGATTGAGAGATGGGTTGAAGGAACTGGGGGCTCATGTAGAGCTATCGAGAAAGTGATGTATTTCCATAGGGACAAACAACAAACTTACAGAACTTGTAACTGAAGGAGAAATAGACATTGTAAACTAAGAAGACAGAattcatatttttccttttttgtctttctcatttctttttcttcattttaatttcttctaGTTTTTCTTATCACTGCTTGCAGTGCCTTTTTTCATGTAGCCTCATGCATGTGAATCTGTAAATTTTATGGTTTTTtacttatatcctgcctttctccctatttGAAGAACCAAAGACAGTGATGTTAAAATCAGTAGATACTTGAATTAAATCACTAAAAATCcaattaaatatataataatatcaAAGGCTATTAATATAATTATAAAATGTAATAAgatatataaaaaggtaaaggttccccttgacaatttttttgtccagtcgtgttagactctaggggacggtgctcatccccgtttccaagccatagagccagcgttttgtccaaacgcaaacttccgtggtcacatggccagtgcgacttagacacggaacgctcttaccttcccaccgaggtgatccctatttatctacttgcttttgcatgctttcaaaccgctaggttggcgggagctgggccaagtgacgggcgctcactccgtcgcgtggatttgatcttacgactgcttggtcttctgaccctgcagcacaggcttctgcggtttagcccgcagcgccaccacgtcccatgataAGATATATACGATACATTAAAATAAGTTTACATGAGAAAAGCACAGCATCCTCTATTAAAAACTCTCTTTTCTGCAGCTTGTTCAGAGGCAAAAACTTTCCTGAAGGGAAAGATCTTTGTCTGCCAGTGGAAGGACAACATAAAAGGGACCAGTGCAATATActatggaagggagttccacaaaCTGGGACCAGCCAGAGTAGAATACTGCACCAAATATGCTTGTAAGTGTGTTGAGTCTGAGAGACAGGTCCCTTTCAAATATCTTACAACCTGGGAAGTCTCATGTGGAGATGCAGTTCTTGAGATTGTCTAGACtttaactgtatttattttatatacctcagtttattgtttatttagtGGAGTGTTCTTTGTAACCCCTATCAGTGTTGGAATGAATTGCTTTGTAGTTGTTTTCATTATCAAACATCCTTTTTGGAAAACATGGATTTCATAGTTAATAAGGTGTAAATTTAGAAAGTTGAAAGAGAGCTTTTCATGTTTGAGCAGCATTAAATAGGTTCAAAGGTAAATGAATACTGAGACCTCtacaggcaggggaaaaaaagaatgtttaaGCAGATCCTCTCCTTATTTCATGGTTAGATACCTTCAAATTAGCAATAAAATTTGATGCTGTGAGTCAGGGATGCATACAGACTTCTTGATTACCCTATAACTAATCTATCTATGTGCTCAATCTGTTgacttgtttttaatgtatttcagtTGGGATGATTTTAATGTGTAAAAATTAACTATGATGGTTAGATTTTAATAATGCAAAAGCCAGAAATTTCCTTAAAAATGATACATTGTGAGCCCCACTGGCCCTTTCCACGACTGTAGGAGCTCCTTCCTCCATCCCTTGATCCATAAGATGCTCAAGGTGTTTCAATACAAAGAGCTTCATTTGAACTGGGATAGAACATATAAACAAACCACTACTTATTGCCTTCAGGACAGTTTCCTTCACTTCCCTCAGGTCAGAGTCCAAGTACAGAGACCCTTCAGTTAGCGTTACCAGGTGTGTTGCAAGTCCTTTTTCCCCCAGTGAGGGCTTGCAACAAGGAGGGTTTATATGGCAATGGTGATCgtccctttccctccttccttgctGACCCCTCAGAGAGTTGctgctcctgttgctgctgtctcCTCCAGTGTCAGAGCTCGGTGGGGATTGGTTCTCCCAGCATGGGTCCAAGTGAATGAGGTTGCTTGGGCCAGTGCTTTTGTTCCCCCCCAGAAATGAAGCTAGGGAGGTGGCTGGGGTTTGAGGCATACCTCTACTTCTTCCTTTGGCACCTGGAGCTACACCAATACCATGGTCCAGGGATCTTTGTTATAAATATATTTCCAATTTATTTCCTGGAGGTTCAGGTTCCTCAGGAGTTTTTTTCCTTAGCCTGGAAAGCCTTGTCTGGGTCTTTGAAGGCATTCCCTAGACCCCCTCTTCCTCTGGCTCTTCTGTTACCACATCTGGCAACAGGTCCCCAGTCTGAACCCCCTTCTgtaccctctccttctctcctcctgatGGTGTCTGCCCCTGTGCCCCCAACGCCTCCCTTATATGACCTAGCTTCCACaggccctcctcctccccttccttccccctccctcttttttgccTGGGTTCTCTGCTCACATCTTCCCCTCCAGGATCTCCATATAGATAACCCTCTCTAGAGCCCTAGGTTCTTTAGGCATGGGTTTCCCTGGCAACCATTTGGCCAATAGGCTGCCTCCCAGGTCCACTGGGGAGCTCACTGTCTGGAATTCTCCTTAACCAGGCAGAAGGTGAGACAgcctgatggggggggggctgtggtcAGGGATGATTCAGGCCTCTGgtgggccctgggcaaaaaaATTTATGCTATCCAATACTATTGATTGTATGGGGTTGCAATACGCTGGGCTCAGGTGCGGGAGGAGGCAGAGGGCCATGGACGCTTTGAAGGagcagctgccaccaaccatctgAGGATATTGGTgggaagagtgcctctgagcctaAGGAGAATGCATCCTGGCTGGCCttactctctccccccctttcctcaCCTGACCTCTgaagagtgggactacatggcaaaaacttatacatttatacataacCTCAAACCAGAGATTATATTTGGGCATATTTggtttggggccatgtataaatatttgccacgtAGTCCCACttgtatgtctgaggaagtggacttggccacaaaagctcacattaaaatacagtatagcagttagtcttcaaggtgtcaTGTCACAGCATTTTTGTcgccttaattttttaaaatctttttgccCGCTATGCTAGCActgactaacacggctacctcttctaaaactaatacatttgtttgtatttgtatgaTAAATGCAAATAGGAGCATCTTATCAGAAGCTGTAGGCTCTTTTGATCATGTTTGCTTATGACCTTCTAAGAGTGTAGCTGGTTCTTCTCTGCTTCCATCAGTATCTTCAATATTAATATGCATATATGTGAACCAGTAGAGAACTGGTAAAAAACTGTAGTATTTCCTAATAATATCCTGTACTGTAATGCCTTTTCAAGTAACAAAGCAGCTGAGTGTAATTATGCACTGAGGGAGATGGTTGGTTTAAATCATGCCTTCAAATCTATTTTGCTGTAGGAGACTGATTACTTCTTGTGCAAATAGGCGGTTGCAAAAGTCAGATTCCTCTGTCACTGTGAAGAAGCAGTGACACTGTTGCCAGGAGTTCATGGCCCAAATGTAGGAAACAAGTTCTCACAATAATAGCTTGCCTCCAAGTCAGACTAATACACTGAAATTCTCATGGGACTCAGGTCCTCCAGTTCCTGCTCAAGATGCCCTTTTTACAAATTCAGCTGTTGATTTTCCACAATAAGTACATTCAGCGGCTTTTGGAGGGCAAGCAGTAGAAGTCTCCAAAACGTCTCCCTACTGTTGCAGCTAATATTGCTTGGTTTTTTGGGCATTCACATCTGCCACTGTACACACATAAACTGGTATAATGTTATGTGTCTTACAAGTGTGTATAGCAGTCCAGGTTAACTTGTTGAAGTGTGCTTTGGACCATAAAAGTTTATGCCATCCAATACTATTGATAGTTTGTAAGATGCCAGAAGATTTTTTGTTATGGTATAAGATACTAACTATGCTGTTTTTGTGGAAATCTCAAAGACTATATACATTCCTCATAAAAAATGTTTAGTGCAGCTGACCAGCTAAGGCTTGGATGATAGAGTATTAGAAATTAAATGTATGGTGTGTTTTACTCTCCTCTCCCATTGTCCTTGTTTTAGTGTGAGCTCTCAGAGACACAGGTGGTTGCATGTGGGTGGCCTGCAGTGGGGATATTGAATTATCCACTTGTAATAGAAAAATGGCAAATCCATTTCCCTGAAAGGAAGCTGAGCTCTGATGATGATGCTTGTGTTGCAAAGAAATACTTTATTACCTTTCTTAGAGATAAATGTGTTCTTCCGGTGAAGCTATTAGTGCTTACACTTCCTTCAAATCATCAGACAACTGAACGGGTTTTAACTTGTGAGGAACAAGCAGCTATAATTAGTTTTTTGATGTCAAATCACATTAGGCTTGCGGAAGACAGGtgtatttcaagaaaaaaatcagtttaaaaaactCTCTGTATATTCCAAATCATATTCAGAGATCATTTTGCAAaggtttgttcattttatttatttgtttgtttatttacttatttattgttgCAGCCAAATACAAATAGTCAATTGCTCATTATCTGTAGGTAATGATTTTGGTGGGTTTCATAAGCAAACGTTTACAGAGGTTGAATTTTCATGGATTTGCATATTGCTGCCATTTACCTGTGTTTTTAGAGTTATTTTTATGTCAATGACTGTAATGTTGCAtcacatagtaagtcacaacaagagtaggtccattgaatcagtggagatctagtgagtcacctcctccataagttctattgattcaaagggcctactttagttgcaacgaactataagcaacaggatttcagaaagTATTTTTTTCAGTGTCATTTAGTACAATTTTATCATGAAACATATCCCAGGAGACCAAGGAATGCCAGCTAGGCATATGTATTTTGATAGAACCCCCAATggaacatgttttccaaaataaatcTGCTCCTGTATAAAGGTTGTTATCAAAGGCCCTCATCCAGCTATCCTTCGTAACAGAAGCAGTGACCAAagaaagaggtgttttttttaataaatgacaTCTTCTGGCAGACATTTCTCCTAAGAAAGTTGCTTGGCACCAGCCCTGCTGTCATCATGGTGCTTGAGGAAGATGTTTTATTCTGATCTTTAATTTTTGACAATTTTAGCAGCTGCTATACTTATTAATTACAATTTAGAGttgcatttttctgttttgtatttattGGCTGTTTGTTTTATATAGACTGTCATGGAAGCATGACTAAAAAGTGGTGTGTAGtttcctaaaattattttttaaaattaagtaccATCTCCATGGGCAGAGTAGCTGGGAGGTACAACCGCACATATTCTTCTACTACATCTGAAGCATAATTTGTGGCTTGACCATATATAGATGGAAAATAAAGTTAGTCTccactctcttctttttaaaggaaaggataGAATAAATTAGCAATGCATTATGGGCACCTCACATGGGGTAGGCATGGTGGGGATATGAAAGCTTTTATGCTTCTCTTCTGAGCCTACTGGAGAAATATTTTGACTCTGTGAAGAGATAAGTGTCATGGCTTCATTTATCTTATTCTGAGCTCTTCAGGTGCTTTCTGAGGAATGGTACTGCAAGAATTCAAGTGGCATGTTTGCATAGGTGAGCACCCTTTGTGAGCAGAATCAGCCCCTCAAGTAATTTCCTTTTTCAGTTCTGTTCTAACAGCTATTGTCACTCTCATCCCTTTCACCAGAAAAGAGGAACTTATTTGTGGGGGCCAGGATGGGATAGTAGGCAGTGCAGCTCCAGAAGCAGCCACAGTGAGGGTGGAAGAGAACTAGTGCTGTTCTGTCTTTAGTCTGGTTCAGTAACATATAAACCAGAGGCAGCCATCATGTCTTCTTATGATGAAAATTGACACAAAACAGCACTGACTTCACTATGGCAACAGATCACTAGTATCTAGGGCACTGGTGTAGATGAGTGATattctgaatttttcccccagatGTTTGtgaacaaagattttttttcctccttgttaCTGAATGTTTCAGAAATACCTGTAATTAACAGACAAAGCTTCAGGCCAGAAGTGACTTCTAAGCAAGTATGAGTCCTGGTACCTTTCTTTTTAGAAAGGATGGACAGTTCTCCTTATTTCTGAAATTGGTGCTAGTTTGCCTGCTTTCATAGACATAGGGAAAACTGATAATAATGTAGTATGAATCTTTGATCTCTTGAAAATTCTAGTACCTCCATGTATTTATTGGTAGAATACAGACCTTTTGAATCAGCACAGGATGAAGCTGTGGTCTTAATTCCTTTTAACTAACCTTCAAGAGTGTTAAGTATATTGTTTGTCTAATTGTCTTGTACTAAGTAGGCTTTATCCTAGATGTTATCTGGATGGAGGACCACCTGGGAACTTCATGTAAGCCATTCTGAGCCCTTTGGAAAAGAGAACATGATCATTAAGTTGAAGTTTGGAGAAACAAACATTAATTCTGTGTTGAATATTTTGAAAAGCTGAACACTACTATATCAACcagttttatttatctatttactaaaaaatatttaaatattgtcCTATAATCATattccaaggcagtttacaagatAAAAGCTGATCCTTcttgtatttcttcttttcctgctggaaGCTAGAGATCATCATGGTTATTCCAATGATATATGCAGCAGCTCTTAAACAGTAATGTTATGTTGTATCCAAACAAATcgccagagtttttttttccagttaacaGGTTCTTCCCTTTCTGCACTTCTCACTTTTAGTTTACCATTAAGAATCAGCTGTAACAACCTGTACTACTTGTTTGTCATTATGTGATCAAAACATGCTAGCTTTCTGCAGATTAAagtaacagattttttaaaaagattaaaacacacagattaataaaacatttaaaaattaaagcccagacagaaaaaaaaattaaagcaggaaGGGATTGAAAGgactagaggggaaaaaaaagaaagaaatttgccCGTCATGGAAATTATATGGATTGCTGACTTCATGCTGGAGTAAAGTCCAACATCAGAGTGCCAGGGAATAGGACTCTGGTACAGGAGACGTGAATTCAGCTCCCCACTTGGCCATTAAGTTCATTAGGTCATCTCCAGCCAGTCCCACTTACTCTGCCAGATCTACCTCACCGtgttgttgtgaaaataaagtgaggaggaaggggGCCATTGAGTTTGTTGGAGGaaaacttaaaataaataaataaatgtaataaataagtgAAAGGTGGTGGGCAGTCCACTCTGGGTTGGTATTCCATTTTCCAGTACCACAGTAACTCCCCAGGTCAGGGAAGGGACCATCTAGAGAAGAGCCTCTTAAAATCTGGGCAGATGCATATTGGGACAGACCATCCTTCAAGTGCACTGATCCCAAATGGCAAAGGACTTCTAAGGTCAAAATTAGTACTTTGAACTGAgtacatacagtcatgtgaaaaagaaagtacaccctctttgaattctatggttttatgtatcaagacataataaaaatcatctggtctttagcaggtctgaaaatttaagtaaatacaacttcagatggacaacaacacatggcatattacagtgtcatgatttatttttaaaagttaaagccaaaatggagaagccatatgtGAAAAACGAAGTACACCATATGATTCAGTAGCTTGAACCTTTAGCAGCAGTAAGTTGAAGTAatcgttttctgtatgactttatcagtctctcacatcattgtggaggtgTGAAGGAGGAATATGTGTTAGTGAGCCATCCGTAGTGGTTGAAGCCATAGAAGAAGAtagaaaaagtgagagaagtgAGGAGAAGTCGGGGGTTGAAGAATTGACAGTTACAATGAAGGCAGGAGAAGTTGAACCAAAGGAAAAAGCGGGAAAGATAGAGGTTCGCTTGGTGAAAGAAGGTAAGAGCGGAGAGGGGGCGGAGCAAGAACTGACagtatgggaggaggatataaatgagGAGGGTGTGTGTTGGTTCAGTTCAGTTGTAGTGGAATATGAGCAAAAAAGAATTGAagcatgaaagcctttgagagcatAAGAACCCAGGGACTATTAAGAGATTTCCAGAATCTTAAAGTAGGGGGGTTACTGCCAGAtccaggagaagagaaggagaaaccgATCCAATACGTAACAAAAGAATGGACAGTGATTGTGGCACCTGCCCACAATCGCTTTTACGATTGTCCCGACGAAAGAGGCTGGATTTGTCACGCCTGCTGCGGGACTATTTGTGCCCTGAGAAGTACTCCTCCCCAGATGCCAGACTACAAGGAATGGTGCGGGAGAACTTGGGACTATGGGAAAAGTTTCAGTTCTGTGAGTTGTGGCTTGTTGCCTGAGTTAAGATTGTTTGACCTGATAAGTAATGTGCTGGATGAAGAAGGCGATAAAAGTgacagttcaaaggttattaaaaCGTCTTCTTATTTCCCATGGAAACAGAGGAGTCGCCCAGAGAGAgtaaagaacccaatcacaggagGAATTTGACCAACTCTTCTTTACAATGCTGCTTCAGTTAATTGAGGTTTGAAGCCATTTGTTTAGGCACAGCCctcttaaggtcctgccacagcattcCAATTGGTTGAGGTCTGGACTGACTGGGCCACTGCAATTCTGTTacagatttgctggtgtgcttggaatCATTGTCCTGTTGTATGACCCAATTTCGGCCAAGCTtcagctgtcagacagatggtcTCATATTTGGCTCTTGAATACTTTAGTATAGAGAGGAATTTATGGTTGAATCAATGACTGTGAGATACCCAggtcctctggctgcaaaataagcccaaatcatcacccctaaACCACCATGCATGACAGTTGGTATAAGGTGTTTTTGCCGATATGCTGTGTTTGATTTTTTGCCAAACAcggtgctgtgcattatggccagacATCTCGACTtgggtctcatctgtccaaaggacattgttccagaggttttgtggtttgtccagatgcaactttgcaaacttaaacctaacatttaacatgctgatTTAGGCCTGTAGACTTTGAGATACAACTCTTGGGGGTTTGGCAGTTTCTCTGAACATCACGTGATCTGACCTTTTGGGGTAAATTTGTTTGGAGGTCCACTACTGGGAGGATTGGTAACTGTCTTGAacgttttccacttgtgaataatcttccttacTGTAGAATGAtgaactttaaattgtttggaaatggccttataacccttcccagactgaagggcagcaacaattgcttttctGCGATCATTGCTGATGTAACACTCCTTGGCATTGTAAATGTTATAGactagcaaactgctaaaactttgtcTTTTATATCACACTTGCTGATAATCAATTACTCAAGGGTATTTGGTTTGTAGCACCTGGCTGTTACTAAGCCTCTTCTTtcttatggaagcagtaaggatgtacttagtttttcacacatggcttctccattttttattttttatttttaaataaatcatgacacagtgtaatatgtcatgtgttgtttatctgaggttgtatttacctaattttcagccctgctaaggaccagatggtttttattgctgtatttttctgtctgtaagacgctttttcctaaaatcattaccctaaaaattgagggacatcttttacatggaagaaagctgagatagctgaggagagaacgaaATGGCActataccttgcctctgtaaacaggcttccttcagccacgaggcttagttttttacagtcaggagacttagcttacTCCAATCATGacccttatggaactgatgtcagctgatcctcaacaaaccaattggaacacacctccttggaggtagagcctgtaggctcaagattctaCAGAGACAAATGTCCTATGTTCTGAGCCCAGGGGCTAAATCCTCAAAGTTaagctttcttaatttttgggttagaaaattggggggggtgtcttataaatgggggcatgttataagTGGAAAATACGGTATGCCCTGAtgtgtaaaaccatagaattcagaaAAGGTGTACTTTTTCATATGACTGTAAATGGAGTGAGAGCcagtgaaaaagcaaagcaaagcatactgcttatataccaccccacagcacttaaagcattctctgggtgggtcacaatttaattatgtaggctacccTTTGCAATATTGGgaattcaatttactgaccttggaaggatggaaggcagagtgaacatcaagccggctacctgggattgaatccaggtCATCAGTAGAGTTTCAGCTGCATTACTgaagtttaatcactgtgccaaaATGCTCTTTCAAGTGAAGCCGAAAGCATTAGCAAGCTTAAAGTTGTCCTCTGGAAAATATCTGAAGTTTCCAGACTAAAGACAGTTCCACGATCAACAAATGATTTTATGATGAAAAGGCTGTATTACAATTAGGCCTCCAGGCTGGTTAGCAGTGAACTAACTTTCTCTAAGCAGGATCGACGTAAaataacttgagcctattatttcATTGTCCAGCTTCCCTACATGTATTGCTCATGTATTGTAGGTTTCAGGGGCTCATATTTCCCTATCAGCCAGAATAAGTTACACATACTAAGGTGATGGGTGGGTGAGAAGGTCTCATTCAGTAGTGATGTGAAAGCCACAACGTGATATAAGGCCTGCATAACCTGGCATATGCAAATGCTTCTGAACTGTACCAAGGTCTACAGGTTTTTAGATCATACTACACTGCATAGGAGTTTGATGCAGATCAATATGAGACAGAATGGATTTACTTTAAatcaaactggatttttttttacaattttataaaaataaatcgTAATTTAAATcagttgaattttaaaaaatcactgatttttatccacctggATTTGAGAAGAGAGATGAACTCTAAATTGTCTGGATGTGATGGGAGTGGATCCATAAGCCActactttctccctctttctcaaaCTCATTGGCATTTTCACATTTGGGTGAACTTCCATTGTGAGCAAATGATGCTTCGCCTCCCATTCTTCCTGTATCAGAAAGCACCATAAATGAACAGGCATGGAAACTATGCTAATTTATGAGGGAAAATTATTGTGAAAGTAGAGCTGCCCCCATTAAGATGCACCCCTTAACATTTTCCTTTAGATTCTGAAACCCATGTACTCTGTATGGAAAAGGGTGAAAATTGAAGCAATGCTTCAGTTACTTCATTTATTTTGTACTGTATTACTATTTGTAGTGCTTCAGCTCTGCAGATATATAtagtatagtacagtatatatatatgagagaaggggagagggagatGAACAAACATGgtaaaaaagggtttttttttctctgaccAAAGAACTTTGCTTTTGCTGCAGTTTGTTACCAAGGAACCTAGAGGAGTCTGAGAATGGCAGCATTCTGGTAAAATAGATCCAGTTAGTTGAAGGCAGGAACAATAAAAGGTTTGATTTCACTGGTTATGATAGTGGCATGAAAACAACCTATCAAGTGTTCCATGTTTATAAAATTTCTGCCACATAGCTACTTATGACCTGGTagtaaagtatattttaaattatgttcATTTTTGCTTTTGAACTGCCCTTAGAGTTCTCATTCTTTGCTGGTAAATTCTGATTTTGCACCCCCCTCCTTTCCATAGGCCGTCCCTCAGCAGTGCTTTCAGTTTCCTGTTCAGTATGACACAAGAGTCCATTTTACAGCCAATGTAATCCTATTTTCTTCTTATTTAGCTGATTCATCAGAGTGCCAGTGGCATTCACAGCTTTGGAgtcctttcctttcaaaaaatGTTCTCCATTACTGGCTGCTGTCACAATAGTGTTGTCCAATACTCGTAAAAGGGAAAATCCAACATCTTCCCAGAGGACTTTTTTTTGTAATaggtaaaatgaaatgaatgtcTTCAGGGCTCTGGAAGAATCTTCTGATTGCTTTTCTAGATAGTTTTCTTACAGCAGATTgggaagaagaattaataacTAAAAAGCATGTGGGAGAAGCCCTGAGGGAGCAAATCAAGGATCTCACCAGATGAGTGTTGTTTCCCACAACTGTATCTGGATACCCCAATGATGTGTTGTTGCCCTGCAGCAAGTCACATTCAGTAGTGTAATGCCTTTGAAGGCAAAAGTTATCTTCATGACCTaactataattattttttatacaGTACATGCTCTTCTGACTCACCTTCTTGTATCTTCCACAGGTAAATATGTTTATCAGCCTATGACTCCAGTAGAAAAGCTTCCAAGCACTGAAATACCTGTCCGGCCTCGGGGAGCCACAAACACCATACAGATATCTGTCTCACTCATGGAACACTTTTTGAAGTTTGCGCCGGTCTTCCAACCACCATTAGCCCCAGAGTCCCCACGTTTCTGCACAATCTCGGACCTCTTTATTGACAATTACCGTGTGAAGTGCatcaatgggaaaatgtgttatgtgcaaaggcagcctcctGCTGTACCTCATAAAATGAAGCCTCAGGAGGTCCCCACACGCAATGCCTTAATTTTGAGAGAAAATAATACACCAAAAATAGATCATTGCTCTTCCCCCTCCAGCTCTGAGGACTCCGGGATCAATGCTGTTGGGGCTCACTATATGGAGTCATGTGATGAGGACACAGAGGAAGGGGCAGAGCTAAGTTCAGAAGAAGATTATAGTCCAGACAGTAGCTGGGAACCGGACGAGTGTCCCCTCTTATCACCCTCACAATGTGAACTAGAAGTGATTGAGACCATAGAAACCACAGTGTGAAATCCTAAGCTGGAAGTTAGCTAGGCATACTTAAAACAATACTGGTTTTCTAACATTTATACTGGCTTTTCTGACAGATCTTTTTTCCAGTGCACTTGATATCCCACAAGGAATGCAGTAACAGTATTTAGCCATCTGTGAATTACTTT from the Pogona vitticeps strain Pit_001003342236 chromosome 3, PviZW2.1, whole genome shotgun sequence genome contains:
- the C3H3orf70 gene encoding UPF0524 protein C3orf70 homolog — translated: MSGIGAAAPSAAAAPGLAGKSEKLDEAQALARSCAGRPDFQPCDGLSLCTTHSHGRCFRLHWCCHLGWCHCKYVYQPMTPVEKLPSTEIPVRPRGATNTIQISVSLMEHFLKFAPVFQPPLAPESPRFCTISDLFIDNYRVKCINGKMCYVQRQPPAVPHKMKPQEVPTRNALILRENNTPKIDHCSSPSSSEDSGINAVGAHYMESCDEDTEEGAELSSEEDYSPDSSWEPDECPLLSPSQCELEVIETIETTV